In the Salmo trutta chromosome 13, fSalTru1.1, whole genome shotgun sequence genome, GTAACCCTGCCCATGCTCTCCAAGTTAGATTAATGCatactagcagtgggtattatatactgaacaaaaataaacacaatatataacaaaaagattttactgagttacagttcatataaggaaatcagtcaagtgaaattaattaggccctaaagagctttattacagacagaaatactcctcagtttcatcagctgttcaagtggctggtctcagacgatcctgcaggggaagaagccggatgtggagggcCTGGCTGGtgtggttatacgtggtctgGGGTTGTGACGTACTGACCAAATTCCCTAAAACAACGTTGGTGGAGGATTATGGTAGagcaattaacattaaattacctggcaacagctctggtgcacATTCCTGCAGTATGCCAATTGTACAcgccttcaaaacttgagacatctgtggcattgtgttgtgacaaaactgctcatTCTAGTGGCCTtttgtcaccagcacaaggtacacctgtgtaatgatcatgctgtttaatcagcttcttgatatgccacacctgtcaggtggatggattatcttggcaagggataaatgctcattaacagggacgtaaacaaatttatgcccaaaatttgagagaaataagctttttgtgcaaatggaacatttttgggatcttttatttcagctcatgaaacatgggaccaacactttacatgttgcgttttatatttttgttcattatatttaGTGTTAACTCAAAACGCATTAGCTAGAGTGCTTTCACTTCCTCATGTGGTGATTTAGACCCAAGATAAATTTGCCTATGATAAAAATGTAGGCAAATTCATCTGTATTGAGCAACAAAATTCAGAAAATCCTGGAGCCCTATTTTAATCGTAAAATATACAATAGCCTGATTGTCAACCCAAAATTCATGACAATCACTATATTaggttgcacatcaaaatatcttGAATCATGCATTCATGCTTGGACACGTTAGATGAAACCACTTATTTATTGAATAGCCTACCATGTCCGTAGTCCATTACACAGTCTAAAGCACTGTGTATTACTTTCTAAGGTGCTAAAAAAAAAACCTTACATGACATCGCAGGAAAATAATTGCTGCAACCAAATCATGGGCTGATGTCATCAACTGATAACGTTAGCGGTACCATTGCCACCAGGGGACATGTTAGTTTGCAGCCCTGTCAAGGGGTGATTTTTGTTTTAATCTTAAATTTGGTTGTTGGGAAGAGAATCATGTGACAGGacattatgcagaaaaatgttgataggacaaggctatgtatgtttgtgcacatgtttactgtAGGTTAGTGAGGCAAAACAAATGTGATCTGACTAAAATTAAAGGGCATTTATTTGACTAAAATGGCAGACTGTTTTTGTCATTTTGACAATAGACTAAATCATTATTCATGACAAAAATGTGACAGACTTAATATTTTAGTCAAAACGACTAAGACTAgtccattttttacatttatttttaatgacCAGAATGAACCGTTTATGCCTGCTCCATTATGTACTAATCTATGTTACACGGTTCTACTCAAGTGTGGATTCACTGCTTATTTTCTCTCCCAGTATGTTCCAGCGAAGGGGGAAAGAGTGTGTTTGGCATCGTAACTGCCAAGTCAGGTGACATCGTCAAGGTGAATTTAGGGGGGAGGGGAGTGAGCAAGCGTCACTCTCCTACCTGGCCTACGAGGGACCTACCAAGAGGAATAGACCAAATGTGCAGGTCAGTATTGTCACAAACGCCTCTTTATACCTCCAGGTGGCATGACCTTTTAACTTGAACAACAGGTCATTCAATTTAAAAGTTTGATGTCACTAGTCTTCCTCCATTTTGTAAAGTTGCGCCGCTCAACACGACCCCTGGTTCTAAATATTAATGGTCCTCTTTCCATTCAGGCTGCTGGCACCCCAGATTGAGATACCCAAGGacctggggggaaaaaatgtccCCTTTGAGATGGTGGTGGGGATGAACTGACGCGTGTGGGTCAAGTCCTTTGATCTTAGCAGTTGAAGGGGATTTTGACCCCAGTGTGAACAATCACAGCAGTCAACACCTACGCTGATCATTTCTTTTACATATTTTGTACCCATGAGCAAGGACAACGTCCTTGGTTGATAATATCTACTCTATTCTTATTTTATGTGAAATAAATAAGTAATTTAACTGTATTGATTAAGTCGCattgatgaataaaaaaatgaataactTGTCCACAAAAGGGCACACCACCATCATTTACATTTGCTAGCTGTCATGTACTGGCAAGTCAGACTCGGATGATGAAAGTATGCAGGAAATCACCTCCTGTACTGTGAGGGAGGGGTATCAAACCAATCACAAGAGCAAACCACACATTATGCAATGACCATTAGGTCTCACATTGAGCAAGACCCATTCAAGGAAGTGACTAATTCCTCCACACACCCAGCCACAGTAAATATTTGTTCACTGTTTAGACAAAATGTGCATGCAGGCCAACTGTAAATTGTCTAATCTTTGGAATATGTTTTGACAGGTTAGCCTATAAAATGGAGCCTGAAAAAATACCTGCCTTTTTCTGACTAAGCTTATGTACATGCATAACACAAGTAAAGGATATGAGGGGTGAGATCCTTGAGGGGTATTTGTCTGTCCAACTGGTATACCCATAAAGGCCTAGGGATAGTGGAGTTGTATTTGAGTCAGTCcaatatttattttaaaactgACAAACCAAATGTTGTACACAGTTCACAATGCGGGTGATGTCAGGTAAACATGAAAGGAGTTCTTGAGGACGTACTTGAGATCACAATTTAATACGCAGGGCCTCAGCGGATCGCTTCCTGCCGTCTTGATTCAGACAGAATTTATTGCATACGCAAACAGACGTGTTTTTGTAAAAGAAAGCGTCGATGATTGTGGAGAATATGGAAAAGTGGGCCTACATAGTCAAGGATCAGTGTGAATGTGGTGGGTTACTTCTTGCCAATGATCCTGGAGGTACCACCCGAAGAACTCTACAGTCTCTCTCCAGGAAAGCCAGCCCCTCCCAATCCATCTCCCCCACACAGTCCTATacagagaaaaaaaataagactttCAAACAAAAATAATGGGTCTTGTCAATATAACTGGAACCACTGGTATAGTAGCATATTGGCCATGCCAACTATAGAAGCATAAACAATGGTATTACCACACAGAAATCTGTCCATTCTTTTAATTCATTCAATACATAATTGATTCAATTGAGTTATTAGAAAAACAGCTTAACCGCTTGTTGAGAGAATACACCTCTTGGAGACTGAGCCAAACCAGGAGTGTTGGGTTGGGCAGTCCTACCTCGAGCAGAGCAGCTCTTTCACATCCACTCTCTGGCCCTCTGGTCCTTGGGGGAGACCGGTAGTGTTGATGATGTCTCTTCACAGGCCGTTCTCAGCTGCTGCAGCTCTTTGACCAGCGCCGTCATCTGCAGAAAGGAACAAGTTAATCTACTCCTAACCCCTCGTTCAGCTGTTACACAATGAAAATAGGGTCTCACTACATCAAAGTGCACAGTTACCAGTAATAACATGCAATTGTATTCACTGATGGAATTAAGTCAGTTTTGTGTCAATACCTTTCCAAGTAACTACATGATATAAGGGCAACTTGGTGCGAGGTGATGCCAAGAATTTGATTATGACGATGCCATGAACTCACTTGATTGGCTTCTACTGGCTCGTGCTGCCATGGATTCCAGCGATCGACCAATCCCAGCCCCTTCTCTCCGTCCTGTGATGACCAGTGGACACATTGACAGCAGAAGAATAAGACTCGCAGACGAGTAAGGGAAGGTAATAAAGTAAAGCTTCACGACAAACACTGGTCCTAAGGCCACCAAGTATGACATCTGTGGTTCCCTCACTGCCAGGATGTTCTCTGCCAGCGAAACTGGAGGAAGTACATTATTATTCAGTAGCAGATAGAATGGAATGCAGAGAGGACATTTCATGTGGAACAGAAAGGTCTCTCATCAATCGCCATGCGTAAACTTTTGTTATGTGCTTCAGTGCCCACTAACTACTTCTTTAGCACTACTCATTGCTGCAGAATGGGTTTGACTTATCAATCTCACCTGCTGGTGTAACTCTTGGGTTAACAAAATGAGGATTGGTACTAGGGCTCCTGCAGGTTCTGTACGTGGAATGGTTGAGTTGCATTAACATGGTATAGTATGAACTGTAGTTATTTTGGATTACAGTCAACTCCCAATGAACGCAACTTTAACGCACTAAAACGGAGTTTGCACTTATCTGAAGTGTACTAATCGGAAGTCGATTGTGGGCCAATGTTAACATGAGACATAGCCAGTTTGACTATGTGAGGACTTGCTAAAGTCTGCAGTTTGTATCTTCGTTGAATTCAGCAGACACGGGGCCTGTAAAACGCAACAAGAACAAGCAGACAGAACACAGGGAAATCTGGGACTCTGATGACGGCAACGGAAAACCTCATGACAGGGTCATTATCCCATTTCCTCATAATTTGAGTGAGAGTgtaacagggagggagagaaagagagagagagggagtgagagtctAAGTGAGCAGGAAGTTTCCAGCTCCCCTCAATCAAGAAGGATTGTCTGTGGGGTCTGTGCCAGTGTGGAGTCACGCAAGGTGGCATCAGCCAGACTCGGGCAGAAGTACATGGTTTTGGGAACATACCGCTCAGTTGCAACCAATAAAATGAGGGCACGCACAGCCAAACTGGAGGGGGAAATGAGTCCAGTACGCTCCAAGAATAAGCATTTGAAGTGCTGGTATTGCTCAGTATCAATGTAATAACATTATGTAACACCTATTCCTGAGTAAGCATCGTGTACTTGGAAGTGAAAAGAACAAAGGAAAAATAACTTTCATTACCTCTTTGTCTAAACTTAGTTTGCTATTGTAATCCTTCTCTCCAACTGGTCCTTTATAATGACATTGTCAAAACCATGCTCTCTGATTGGTCCCTTCATAATGACATCATTATAACCCTGCTGTCTATTGCCCCCTTCATAAGGACATTATCCTGCTTCATAAAGAGATTGTCATCATCCTGTTCTCTTGATTGGTCCTTTCACAATGACATTTTCTCTCACCGATATGACAGTGTCTAGACCTGCAGTATTCCAACAATGTCTTCCCAGTCTGCATATCCCATGAAACCATGTTTATGCGTCCGCAGGGACCTGGGCAGTAAAAGTGGGCCACAAGCTCAGGGTCAGAGAAAATAGTCTGGGATAGGGATTAGTGTAAGCCAGAAGTCAAAACGCCTCACCAGCTTCAACAATAAAACAAGAACATGTCAGAGTCCTCAGACGACAACAATGAGTGTTACATGAACAAATGGAAGTTGTTCATGGACTTTGTGGCTGTAACAAGTTTGCTGTTGCGTAAGGTTGTTACAGCGTATACATTGTCAGATTTGAGCACAGCTGCTAGAGAGGAGGCTCTCCAgactcccctgtctcccctcacAGACCAGAAGCAGAGACTGTCCAGCATTATCTTTTATCTGTAGTATTCTAAGACAGTGCCTCCTCAGGAATCCACGGTCTATATAAAACTCATAGGTATGTCTATAGCTTGTCTATACAGCATGTGTTAGCGTGATACTGGATAGGGACACATGTAGCACAGTAAACTGTAAAAAATGATTAGCATCCTAGCTTAAAAAAGGTTCTCGGATTGCATGAAGGGGAAATGTGTACTTTTTCAACTTCAATAAAGTGATATTTTAACATAAAGTACTTTAATAAGCCAATGTGCTGGGAGTGTAataaaagccattgcttaatttccaaggtaaaaaaaaaaaacaacgctAGTTCAATTATATAGCATTTCTATGTTCTAATGAATTCAACGGAGTATGTTGGGAAAAAGAAAAGTTTGGGAACTGTTGAAGTGGGATTTGGAAGAGAGCTATGTTTGAAAGAACATCACTACCATATGTTAGGTTTTCTCCATGTGATATGGTTCTGTAGGAAAGGGCTCAAATAGGCAGTTACCTGGTTCTCTTCCTTTATCTGTAGGCCAGGTTTAGAGAGCGGCACCTCATGGATCTTAAGTCTTAAGTCCACAGACACATCCTTTCCTtgtaccctctcctcctcatcctcctcctccacttccccCATCTCATATGCGGCACTCTCCTCCCTCAACCCCTCCGACTTTTCGGAATCTTCCACATCCGTTTCCCAAGCGCTCCTAAAACACAAACAGATGTGTTTAGCAAAAATTGGACGGACAAACCCCTGCTTCTTGTTAGTCTGTTATAAGGCTGACTGTTTCTCTGTTCTGGAGCTCTCAGCACTCTGACGTTGCCAAGAGTGAAAACGCTGAGACGGGAAACTTACCCTTGAGCTCAAGATAAAAGTCGAGATACTAATTCAATCCCAAATCCACCCCTACCCCTTTTACCCGTATGAAGACCATAAGGGTTGCATAAGCGCAAGGCAGCAGTATGGAGAAAATTCCACCTAGGCTATCACAGAGCAAAGTGGAACCATATCTTTTATATCCATCTGATCCTTTCAGAGCTACAAGTGAGGCTGGGGGGTTCCTTACCCAAAGGCTGAGGAGCGCCGTCTCCCTGTGGCGAGGTCTCCCTGTTGAAGCAGCTCCTCCCGCTCAGTCTCCAGTGCTGCTATGCGAGCCCTGAGCAGGCGTCCGTCACTCTCCATCAGGGAGGCCCGCTCCTCCGCAGCCCCGGGCCTCCGTCTGAGAGACGCCACCTCCTGTAGCAGGGACTCATTTATCTGCAGAGCATCAGCCAACCGAGTGGTGTTATGGAAAATATTGAATAGCCTTATTGTGGCATTCTTATGATAGAGGAAACTGTTACTATATGATTGGTAAAACAGGGACTATTATCTACTGGTTCACAAAACCCTTCAGTTTTCAATTAGCCATGTGTTATCAGATAATGCCTGGGTTAAATACTACTGAGATACATGTACGAAGGAACAGCCTGCATCCATTTTGGGTCTAAATCCCTGTACCAGTTTAGTTGGTCTGGTCTTCCATGACTACCTGCTTCCTGCCATGTAGCTCTGCCTGTGTGGCCAGTGTCTCTCTGTGGGTCTCCTGGAGGCTGGAGCGTGCCTGGTACAGCTGGGAGTGAAGGGCTGCCATCTGGGCCTCCCTCTTCTGCTCCATCAGCTGCTGCTGGGCCCTGGATTCCTCCAGCAGACGCTCAAGGTTGTCTCGCTCCTGAAAACACCAATTTCTTGGGTGATGGCCAAGCACAGCCGAGTCAGCCTTACAGAACTTTTTTTCTCAAGTCAAGGCGTTTACAATGCGTGTCAGTTTTGTCATGCTATTAGTTAAAAGGATTAAATACGGAGTGCTTTACTTTCAGAAGTTGTCCTTTGTCCACTGCTTGAGCAATAAGCTGAGAGGTCATACTATGGTCCTCCCTCTGACACTGTGGGTGAACGGTACAGAATCATTTCTCCTGATTATCAGTTTGACCTCTGTCTGTCAGATTGAAAAACAACTCATTTCAGTGGACATATGTCTTTCATACTGGGCAACTTTCATTTTGCCACTGGGGGACTAGTTTCCTATGATTATCAAGGGCTTACAGGAGTCAAGCTGTCCTGTTGGGGTGAGGGTCCATTCCTGTAGAGACACTTTCCCCTAGAACAGAGAACCTGGTCCAGTTGGGCGCTAATGATCTCTGAGTCAATCTCTAGCCTGCCCACTCTGAGGACATGAGACAGAAAAGTCTTGAGCAAAACACAAAAAAGAGAAAACCAAAACATTATCCACTGCATTGACCAACAAGCACCATAGTTGTTAATTACCTTGTGTAAAGGTCACCATATGGTGGGATGTAGATGTTCTCTGATAacagactgggatggaggtttaCTGGTCGATTGATCTGCCCAAGATTCAAAACAAGCATCTGTGGGGGAGGCAATTAACAAATATGGGTCAAACCATGGCACAGGCTAGCACAGTGACCTTGTGAGAAAGGAAAGCCACTCAGCTAGGTCTTTACTCAGATGTCAGCCTAAATTCCCTTCCTTTAGAATccctttggagaaaaaaaaaacgatGGAAAAGTGGCATCAGTCATCTTGAGGGACAGAGGCTACATTAACTACAGCACAGGTGGCAGTAGCAGCTGTCTATAACCTGGGGTAGTTTATGTCGGCTCCCTGGGCCCATTCTCTGGAGCATTCTGACCCTCTGTTCCTGCAGGGCATTTTGGACCCGAGCCAGACTGACATCCAGATCTCTCCTCCGCTGCTCAGAGTCCAGGAAGGCCCGAAGGTCAACCGTCCCAGGTTGGGGGAGTCGATGCCAGCCAGGTATCATATCGTCCACGGGGTACGTTAGTGGAAAAGACATCTGCCACTGTTGCCAACCTGTGTCAAAACCGCCATAATACTGCCAGTGACTCAATTATACAAATACATTGTAAAACAGGGCTTTCATTCACACTCATACCTACCCACAAACCATTAGCTCACAATGGAGCACCGAAAGTGCCAACAAGAATTATTAGCACAGTAACGGATAGTATTTGTACATGGTCTCATTGTTTGAACAGTAACAGGAACAATGTTTACAAGCCACATGAAAAATGGCTGACATGTTCGCGACAACATACAGGTAATAGCTTCAAGCTGGTTGTCACAACTCATAACGGCACGAGTGAAACTATTGCAAAGATGAAGTAGTAACCTCTCACCTGGACAGAGGTGTATTTTTTCTTCATTAAGTAAATGTAGACCAGCAGTTGGCTTGTCTTTCCTTTAAAAAAAGGTTTAGAGGGTTACTCTGCTTGCTCCTGCACCCTTGTCCCGTCCGGTAACCCATGGATACGCTCCACCCACTGCACTGTGCAGATGAGACTACTGGCCAGTGGCCACACTGAACATTAACCGAGAGGACACTTAAGAGTTTAGCTGGCTGACCTAATGCTTGTACAAAAAGAATACTCCAGGAATATCCAGGAATAGGattcatctgtgtctgggaaaccactGCTTAGTGTTCTGACCCAAGTTAATGAATGAGAAGACATTTACTTAAATCACAGATTTTAATTACCTAAACATGAGTCGTTTCATCTTCGCCAACATTCCCACAAACCAGGAAATGTAGTTTTGAATGAAATTGTTAAACCAGCAAAAGACATACAGACATATGCATTTGTAGAAATCACAAGCATACATGCACACATTGAATCATAATGGAAAACATGAAAAGTAAAAAGACAGTTAGCTGACTAATCTGTAAGGCTTCTATTGTAACACAAACTGAATTCACACTTGGCATACATATTGCTGGCTTTCTCAACAAAGGCCATTGTCTTTGGGAGAAACAAACCTGGCTTCAGCCAACGTATAAAAAGACACTGGTTTTCAACCTTGAAAATTAATCTTTAGGTGGATTGAGAGAAGTATATAATGCTATGCATTGCACATAATGCAGCCCTGCATGCCAGGCTTAAAGAGCAAGACAGCACATCATGGGACTACTCCCATGTCTTCAAGTGTCTGTACGTAGCTACCAGACAGAGTGAGGAGGTATGTGGTGACTAGGCCTTTCCTTAGGCTTATTCAATGTGGCAAACGCTCCCCATTTTGAGTATAGAAATGTGTTGCATAGAGCTGACACAAACCTCTATTTGCTATGTACATTGTGCTCATTCTATATGAAGGATTTCTTTTTGCAACGTTTCACCATAGTTGAAACGGCCTGTGATGTGGCTTTCTTGACCGAGCCCAAAGACCCTATAGTTCAGCCTCTTGGGAAACGGCTAACTATAGTTCAGCCTCTTGGGAAACGGCTAACTATAGTTCAGCCTCTTGGGAAACGGCTAACTATAGTTCAGCCTCTTGGGAAACGGCTAACTATAGTTCAGCCTCTTGGGAAACGGCTAACTATAGTTCAGCCTCTTGGGAAACGGCTAACTATAGTTCAGCCTCTTGGGAAACGGCTAACTATAGTTCAGCCTCTTGGGAAACGGCTAACTATAGTTCAGCCTCTTGGGAAACGGCTAACTATAGTTCAGCCTCTTGGGAAACACTTTTGGGGAACAGCTAGGGAATTACTGACTTAGCTTTAGCGGTTAATGTACACCCATATCTCCTACTAATGTTTCAAAGTTGACCAATAAATTGATATTTTCAAGTTTATTTGGGTAAGGCAAAAATGGCTGTCATTTTACAGATTCTTCAAGGGCTGATTGCTTCTTAATTctgtcagaagaggaatggcaTACATGGAAGCCTAAGTATAGACAGACAATAACTCTTATGTCTAGTGTCCAGTCAGAAATCGCAATGGCTTTTTTCCTCAATAAGATTGAGTTACTAACTGTACATGTGCAACGCCATGCCTCATAGCGCACAATCTTGTGTAGTTTTCAATGTATATGAGGAATGATAAGGACCCGTGGTGGCATGAGGCTGCGGAGGGGAGTACGGCTCATGATAACCATAACGGAGCAaatgaaatggcatcaaacacatggaaatcaagtgtttgataccattccctcCATTGCGCTCCAGCAATTAcaacgagcctgtcctccctcattaaggtgccaccaacctcctgtggtttggttactacatcgaagccaaaaaaaaaaaaataatgttttctaACCCTCTGACATACAATGAATACAAGATGATTATTTTTAgcatagaacccccccccccccagacaaaaaaaaataaaatcactaAACCAGACAATCGTGATAGACAACAGCGCAGTATCATTTTACCTCAGGGCACACAATCACAACACCACCAGGAAATACATTCAGGTACCTCTTTTTCCAACTAGGGAGAGGCCTCCTTACAGGCTACCTTGAATGGTGGTCTTCACAGGGAAAGGAGCATCAGCAGAGACACTTTCAAGAGAGCTTTTCACATAGTTCAAAATACTCAACAAAAACACACCTAAAAActatatgatgcaaaatgcatcacacTGGCTGTATTTCAAAAGTTAtacatcttgaaaacttgattgctgacatgcaaaacattttaggACTATATCAACAACAGACTAACTAAGGACCCTTAGCAGTGAGAATTAGAATGCCTAATGTAAATATCATGGGATTTGGCCTTTTCAACTATTTTGGGGGGGAATTCTAGGCCCTTTGGGCTAAGTTCAAAATCTTGATGGAACATCAAAGTACAAAAATCCTTTAAGATTGGTTGTCTTAACAAAACCTAAGTGATTTCGTTTTTAATGACCTCTGAATTGCAGAGTTCCATCTTTGGCCTGACCTCTTGGCATTGGATTGGTTGAAACCCTGCTCAGCAGAGGTATTAAAAAGGATTAGCAAGAAATTCCCCAGAAGTGACAGAAAACTAAAAATGACCCCAACATGAACCCAAACGACAACATCCACAGTATTGCAAAGAAATGCATATGACAAAACGCATTATTTGAGAGTTCCCGATGCATAGGACAATCAATTAGACATTTCACAACCTCCCCCTCAAGACAAAATGGCTCACAAAGGACTTGGTCTCAGCAGCCGtctccagacagagagagcgggGGCCATATCAGCCTGATAGGACCCCGACAGTGTGTCAATGTACGGAATGTCAACTCTCATTTCTGGTGTCAACGATTTAAGGATCCTATGATGGAAACGCTGGAATCCCAGTTCAATTCACCATCGGATGTGCAAAGGCCGAAAATAAAGGGAATATTGGGGAACATGTTCGTTTGCTGATTAGATCAGTCATTCTCTATGGTCCAAAAAGTCCAGGGCATAAGATTATTTATAGTGTCAAGGCACATTTGGTTACAGCATCCACCACAGTGGCAAATTGGTTGTCAAGGCTGTTCAGGTTTTAATTGGTTTGCCGAGTCATTTTTTTCCCCACGTCCACAGTGATTTTGGTGTATAATTGATCCTTCTCCACTTTGACCACTTTGTACGACAGGGTTTTTATGCCATCTTTGTTC is a window encoding:
- the LOC115205173 gene encoding uncharacterized protein LOC115205173, which encodes MKKKYTSVQYYGGFDTGWQQWQMSFPLTYPVDDMIPGWHRLPQPGTVDLRAFLDSEQRRRDLDVSLARVQNALQEQRVRMLQRMGPGSRHKLPQMLVLNLGQINRPVNLHPSLLSENIYIPPYGDLYTRVGRLEIDSEIISAQLDQVLCSRGKCLYRNGPSPQQDSLTPCQREDHSMTSQLIAQAVDKGQLLKERDNLERLLEESRAQQQLMEQKREAQMAALHSQLYQARSSLQETHRETLATQAELHGRKQINESLLQEVASLRRRPGAAEERASLMESDGRLLRARIAALETEREELLQQGDLATGRRRSSAFGSAWETDVEDSEKSEGLREESAAYEMGEVEEEDEEERVQGKDVSVDLRLKIHEVPLSKPGLQIKEENQDGEKGLGLVDRWNPWQHEPVEANQMTALVKELQQLRTACEETSSTLPVSPKDQRAREWM